The DNA segment CAAGAATTTTTTTACATCGTAAATGCACCCTGACGTTTCTCCTCTTTCCTGTGGTACACCATGCCTCTTTGCTCACTGGTTAAACGAATCAAAGTTACCTAAAAGCTCCATTATTTTTTCATAACCTCAGTGTTTTCACCTTTCATCATGTCTTTGTCTCAGGGTCGTGCGGCTCGTCTCCGTCTCTGCCCTCGGCCTCCACCTTCAGACCAGTGTTCAGCGACTTCGGTCCACCATCCATGGGCTTTGTACAGGTACGGGAAAATGTTACAAGTAATCAATAAAATATCGATATGGCTGATGGGGTGCTCAAATTTTCCACTTGTTTCTTTTTGAATacagaataaatcattttttctcTGCAGTCGCAAAGTTTTAAACTCCAATACAAGTGCTAATATTCTCTATTCCCATCCATATCAGGAATCAGGAACATCTTAATGTATCatgatatgtttttatttatttttgggccACATCAGACTCTGTAACATCCAGTTATTGTGATTTTTGTAAAATCACGTTTCCcgtcatttaaattaaaatatatcacaGATATTTTTGTTAGCAGATAACTTGATAAGTTTTTATAGTACTACTGAAGTGTTTATTTAcaccatttttttatttacactatTTATTTACACGAAGTGTTTCTTTACACTATTGATGCTTTGGACTCATTTAGAGTAGCATTTAGGGCTGGGTGATGTGGTGATACAATATCCATCATGATAAATTAGAGCAAAATATGCTTTTGAGACTTTTGCCTTTTCActgttaaatttttatttatttttttaacaaattaaatgtttttatagactgaaaatacatttacatattttagtGCAACACCGCTGTTATGTTTATCAGTGGTGTGATTTATCCtctaaatacagtttaaataaagAGCTGAAATTTCAGGGGGAACATTTCTGAAGTCTAATTgatggtgtgtttttatttcttttatttccagCCTGTGAAAGTGTCTCAGGGCTCCACCTACAGCGAGCTGCTGTCTGTTATAGAGGAGATGAGTCGAGAGATCAGGCCCACGTACGCCGGCAGTAAAAGTGCTATGGAGAGATTGAAAAGAGGTACCATGttaacactgtgtacacacacacacacacacacagtgtcatgcTGTTATAGTTAAAACACAGTGACGTAGTATGTGATGTGGAGTCACTGTAAGCACACCACAGTTATTTTAACAATTTTCCCCCGAAGGATGAATAAACTAGGCTCTACTCTAATATTGTCCACTAACAGCATGTCCCCAACTGCTGCATTCCTCTTATTCCACAGTTACACTTTTTGTCTATGTCTAgatatttttatccttttagaGTTACATCTACAAACGTTTTACCAGTTCTCTCCTACGTCATAGCTACAATAAACACtccttccctcaccagcctctctttatctctcttgaAGTTCATAAAATCAAAGAAATGCAGCTTGTGTATTTAATAAAGCACTGGAGTGCACTATACTACCTGCAAAAtatagaatggtgtagtgttttgtgttgtaaGTGTGGTATAGTACAGCATAGTAGAGTGCTGTAGTActgtgtaatgtagtatagtaagGTGACTGTAGTACATAAAGGgtatagtggtgtatagtgaGCTGTAGTATAGCAGAGTGTACCATAGTATACGGTGTAGCAGTATACTGTAGTACATAAATGGTATAATGTGCTGTAGTATAgtaatgtagtacagtgtgttgtgtagaagtACAATAGTGTACAGTCTGTATaagtaacagtgtagtatagtaacatGTAGCAGAGTATAACAGAGTAACGCAACATTTCATCTGCACTCATTTAACATTCTACTCCTCACTATTccacacctcctgaccaatcacagtccaGTTTCCACTCACCCTCCTCAGGtgaacagaactgtaggattaGAATGTGATTCTTCACACGCGTGTCCTCATTATCCTCCATTCTGACTCAGACTTACTGGAGCAGAAACACTGCTCAAAAATATCGGGACCCTCAATGCTGTGACTGATAGAGAGAAGAGAATGTGTGTAATTCctcttattgtgtgtgtttcaggaatCATCCACGCCCGAGCTCTAGTGAGAGAGTGTCTAGCTGAAACTGAGCGCAGCGCTcgcacataacacacactcacacacacacacacacacacaccactctatctctctcttattcacacacacgcacacagagacacacacacttttacacacctcTGTTCCACATAATTACTTTTGTAATTTCAAACTTTTTGCAGTTCTGTATTTAAAATGcgaaaaacacaataaaaatccGGTTTTACAATTAAACATGAAACCGCTTGTGTTTCTGCACTTTACACTTCAGCTTTTAgatattttgatatattttttattgatttattttgatttgaaaataaatgtgatAATTATATAAATCAGCAGATTGCATTAACAAGGTTCCAGCTGGATGAAatatctttaattaaaaaaattatataattttaaaaaacaatgagTAGCAACAATATCTTAAGTGCGACTCGCATtctaattctatttatttaattttataaattcAATTGTATATCTGGCTCATCACAGACTCTGCCTATTTAAGCTAattcaattttcttttttccattttataatATTAGTGTTGACTTTTATTTCACAGGCTTTGACCTGAAAATCTGAGATAAAATCTGAAATTAATTTCAGTGATTTCATTATAAATATTCTTTAAGCCATGAATTCAAGGTGTGAGCATTATTCTGACTGCCCTTGGGTGTAGGAATGGTGCTATataaagctacactatatttccaaaacttttgggacgTCCCTctaattcaggtgttgtttttcaggggttggactcggccccttagttccagtgaaaggaactcttaatgcttcagcttcataccaagacattttggacaatttcatgctctttgtgggaacagtttggggatgaccccttcctgttccaacatgactgcacaccagtgaccaaagcaaggtccataaagacatggatgagtgagtttggtgtggaggaacttgactgtcctgcacagagtcctgacttagtcctgaattagagtggagactgtgagccagaccttctcgtccaacatcagtacctgacctcacaaatgcgcttctagcgGAATGATcaaaacattcccataaacacactcctaaaccttgtggaaagccttcccagaagagttgaagctgttatagctgtaaagggcgggacaactccatattacattcatgtgtaggtaaaggcagacgtcccaaaacctttggcaatatagtgtttattgtatctAAACTCTCAGTAGGTTTGTGGAGATCTATTTGTTAGTATTTTACTGTGGTTATGGGAAGTGAAGCTAATTTCAGTAAATCAgatcaaaccttttttttttttacacaccaaAGACGTTTCAGGTCAAAACATTCTCATGAATCTTTATCGATGATGAAGCTCAGCAGAATAAATTGAAAAGACCACTCAATCATAATCCGATCATTTACAGAGGAACACATCTACATTAATCTGGAGGAACCGAGactgatccaaaacacactgccagaTCAACACTGGACTACATCAGGGGGAAGTGGAAGGTTTCAGGTGTGTAGACATGAACCAAAttagataagatagaactttattaatcctgaaggaaattgtTTTGCCTCAGAttacaagaaaataaatataaatagtttACGGAAactatataaaagaaaaagtatagaaaatgaataaacagtaataaaagaCACACAACATAACTGAGCATCACTGGCTGCCGTTTGGTGCAGTGCAGGAATCACCGACTGTAGAGGAGACTGAAGGGAGAAAcctcctgaaacacacaacaactgaaagaagctgtgCTACAAACCTGGAAAAGAGTCACAGAAGAaggcagcagtgtgatgatgtggtcACTGCTTGTGAAAGAAATCAAAGCAGTTATGAACCTAATCAATTGTGTGGTCtggtgtacactgatcaggcataacattatgaccacctgcctaatattgtgttgattcccccttttgctgccaaatcagccctgacctgtcctgcactgtgtattctgacccctttctatcagaaccagcattaacttcttcagcagtttgagcaacagtagctgttggatcggatcacatgggccaaccttctctccccacgtccatcaatgagccctgACTGCCCATGACCTTGTTGCTGGCTCACCACTGTTccatccttggaccacttttgatagatactgaccactgcagactgggaacaccccacagttttggagatgctctgatccagtggtctagccatcacaatttgggtcttcgtcaaactcactcaaatccttactcttgtccatttttcctgcttctaacatcaactttgaggacaaaatgttgacttgctgcctaatatatcccacccactaacaggagccatgatgaggagatactcagtcttattcacttcacctctcagtggtcagtatgttatagctgatcggtgtatgtattaAGCTGTTGAACATGTGtagatatacagtatctcacaaaagtgagtacacccctcagattactgtaaatattttattatatcttttcatgtgacaacactgaagaaatgaccctctgctccaatgtacagtagtgagtgtccagcctgtataactgtaaatttgctgtcccctcaaaataactcaacacacattaatgtctaaaccgttggcaacaaaagtgactacacccctaagtggaaatgtccaaattgggcccaattagccatttcccctccccggtgtcatgtgactcgttagtgttacaaggtctcaggtgtgaatggggagcaggtgtgttaaatttggtgttatcgctctcacactctcttatactggtcactggaagttcaacatggcactgtacactcactactttacattggagcagagggtcatttcttcagtgtgaaaagatataataaaatatttacaacaatgtcaggggtgtactcacttttgtgagatactgtaaatATCATGAAATGAAAAGCTGAAATCCTGAGCTATCATCTCATATTCATCTGAAAGTCAGTGGTCTTCAGGATATACGAACCTACCTTGCTGTTGCAGTATCCATAGGGGACTGTAAACGTGAGTCAAAACTCATCACATTGTTTACttccaaaatataaatgaaaaagcCGACTCGTTTGTGAATGACACGTCTGTAAACGTTTACTTTCCTACTTTTTTTCGGGCATTTTCTTTATTTGGCGTTTTGTTATAACATAAATGCAGCGTTGTCTTTACAGTGACATATAaggcataaacacacacacacacacttcagtgagAGTAAATGGAGTTAATGTGTCTTGGGAGAAGGTCACTGGTGTGTCAGGATGGAAACATCACAACACCTTTTAGTTTCATACTGAACATTTTCACAGTGAAATGTGTCACCATTCTGGATATTTATCATTACTAAGAAGTTggaacaaatatataataaaaagaaactcACAGGAAGTGTAGTGTAACAATTATAAATGCTTTTAAAAGCCATAACATATTTGGTAATAATTCcacaaaatatttctaaaaacaTTTAGAAGACAATCACGATGTCCATACACGAGCAGATCGTCCACCCCGGCTTCATGCGTGTGCACACTTTCATTACTACACACTATCTGTGACCATGTGATGGTTTTATAcgttaaaaagaaaagattacAGGTGTACATGTAAAGATGATAACTAATACAAAAACAGGAAAGATGCACAGGATTACTACAGAAAGAATAATAAGGTGCCGAATGACTGTTATGTATGATTGTCTCTCTCAGGGggcgtgtctgtctctctctctctctcgggggGCGTGTCCCACATGCAGGTTCCAGCCTCTGAGGTGTCGTCCCTATAAATTTTGTGCAAAATCAAAAGGTGTGTTCCTTTGAATTAGCCTCTCACCTCACTTTTAGGGCGTGTCCCAAACGCTAGAGGTCAGATCTAGTGACCCCACCACGGTGTAAGACTCTGTCCTTCATCATGCTGCTTTGTAAGAACTTTAGCGTTTAGGACCCAGCCTGAGTTACACTGCAGGGATTGTTCTGTGTTGTaattgtgtgagagtgttaatgagggggtgtgtgtgagggaaataAATCAAGAAAGCTGCTCGTGTTGAAATGATGAAGAGTTCTTGTGCTCAGGTGTTACAGCCTCTCTGTAACGGAGCATCTCTTCAGGAGCGACTGCAGAAAGCCGGTTTCAGCTCTGAAACAgaacacactgattattttcctggaaCAGCACAACGCACAGAGTTTCATTACAGAATCTTATTAAAAGCGAGACTGAGAGCGCAGCGTGTCTCTGTGACTGACCATAGTAGCTGCTGCTGAGGTGCTGCTGGAGTTGAAGAGATTTTTGTAGCGTCctttctcctctttttccttctctcggATGCGCTTCTCCATCGCTTGGATCTCTTTGCTCACGGCCGGACTGAGAGAAGGGTCCAGCTGCAGAACCTTCTGAAAATCAGCTCGGGCTTCGGCTTCGTTCCACACGGCCGCGTGAGCTTTTCCTCGCTTGAAGTAGGCCTTCACGTTATCTgcaggggcagagagagagggggagagggagagagagacagggagagagaaagagagagagtatgagcgTCTAAGCAATGGCTCTATAAAGCCCTCCTGATGAGCACTGAGCTGTGGTTCTCTTACCCTCGTACTTGTTGAGCAGAGAGGAGCAGTGGTCCAGCACCTCGTAGTACTGACCCTGGATCAGTTTACACTGGCAGTAATTCAGCAGCAGTGGCGTGATCATCAGATCCAACTTAATCCACGGCTGATCGCCTGGCTGCTcctaaacccacacacacacaaacagcaaacTTTAACCACTAACGACAATTTAAATGCTTATTAATATGAATGCCTAATAAGTTATTACACATGAATTAGGGTGTAATAATATATCAGTATTATATCAGTATTAAATCTGGAATTTCctttgggatcaataaagtatctatctatctgtctgtctgtatactGTAATACACCGTAAGGAGgaaatgtctctctctcatacacacacagtgtaggtTCTACCTTCATCTGTAAGTTCTTGAGGCAGGCGATGGCGTTGTAGTATTTTTCTGTGGCTCCTGCCGTGTCTCCCTTTTTGAAGAGTGCGTTTCCTTCCTCGTGGATCTGTGGCACGGCAGCTAGCTTCTCCTCATCCGACATCGCCCACGTCTCCAAAGTGAAGGAGCCAGGAGGCAaaacctgcaacacacacacacacacacacacttacttataACAAAGTGTAGTTCTATGAAAGATTCATGTAGAGCTTTTGGAAAATTCCACAAAGTCTACCTTCTGATACTCCAATATGACCCTTTAAACCACACCCACCTCCAGGAGCTCCATGGTGAAGACCAGGGGCTGAGGGTTGGCCTGGAGCTTTTCCAGATCTTTGTGTCCATGTAAGTGGTGAGAGTGGACCTGTGCGATGCCACAGCAGTGTCTCTGTCCCTCCAGAGGATCTTTACCCACGCTGATGTTCCTCAGAGACTGAGACACCAGCGGGTACAGAGCCGTGTGCTGGAGGAGAAAACCCAGAGGGACGAGATGATACAAATAATGATGATGCTTGCTTTTGTGAAACTCAGAAAACCATCTACTTAAATATGAGCGTAACACGACTCTGAACACCACATACCTTGACGTCACAGGTAAACTCTGCGATCTCACAGACCCGCATGGTGCTGACCACACGCTCCCACACGGGCAACTTAAACTTCTTCCCCAGGATGAGCTCCATGGGCTTACTCTTCCCTCCCATGGTCCTGGAGTCATCCAGCACCGTGCCGTCACACAGGCTGCTGCGGTAATGAAACTTCACCtgcagaaacatacacacagttccagaaatattggcaccctcggTAAAGCATCAAAGCACGCTATTCATTGGTGGATGATAagggggtgccaataattatgacCCATATTTtgataaggttttttttttttgttttctacaaTAAATTTACTATAAATTTACTATCAGAATTTCACTGTGAGATTAAGCTAATTAACCACAAACACAAATTACAGAGAATTAGTGAGGAGGATTCTGGCtcttttcagtgagtcagatcAATTGACTCAGTTCACCAATATGAGTCGACTCAATGAGTCAATTCCGAAATATGTGACATTTTCCCCGCAAATCGTTCGTTTTGGCTTAACCATGGATTAAATTATTCCATAAGAACGCATCCATAGAAGTGCCTATAAAACAGTTCAGATGTGTGAGTTCACTAAAACAAAAGACAATTCATTCGCAAATGACACTTCACCACAACGGAGCTTCAGTGAGTCAAACACAATgctatgactgtgtgtgtttgtgtgtgtgagagagacagagaggattTGCATTAAACTGAAACTGTACATTATGATGTATAGCGAATAAAACcatgtagaataaaaataaaatattcaataattTCGAGAATAAAATGTAGTGATGTGGGTACCAGCATCTGATACCCATCTAGCTAATGCTCATTAGCAACAACGCTAACTTGTTGatttaagtatttaaaaattattattcatcACCGAAGCAAAAATATCTACCTGTCatgagaaataattaaaaaaaacaattttacatttaacatgGTTTAAGAGTAAATAATGCGGTTAGCAAGGCCAAGCGCCGCTAGCTAGGTTAGTTAGCCGGTTAGCTTTGTAGCTACGAAGTATTGAAGAACACGCAGGAATGAAAccctttaataatttaaaatattcttCTAAATATTGCACGGTTACACATTTTACCTTCGTGCCATCCAGATACTCTAGGATTTCCCCTTTTCCAGGAGAAAGCACTTTTTTCTGGATGCCATCCGCACTCAGCTTCAGAGCAAGTTCCTCCATTCTGGTAATGTAAAAGATACCGAACCAGAACGCAGGGGGCGCTAGAGTCCGCGAGCGGTGTTTGGGAAAGATCGGCAATCTTCGGGGAGGGATCGGACTTGTTCGGGTAAGATCGTTTAAATAGACAGTGAGTTTTTATATTCTGacattgtatttgtattttgacagaatttattattataaattcatTCAAGAGTATAGAGTTTAGAGTCTAATTCATTTGTGGATATCAAAATATACTCTGAATGACATAATTTTGGATAACTTTATTACTGAATTTTCACATACAGCTCAAAAAGATTAAACAAGTTTACATGATTTCAGGAACAAGATCATTTTCTAAACTTACCTTCATCATTTTATGCCTGGCATATTGCttctaatttattataattatttgtcCTAGAGACTTGACTcttcttttaaaatataaagtattaaaattaaaattaaaagagaAACAATCACAATGCAAATCTacatgtaatataaaatatcacTCCAGTTTTGTATTACTCTTCGTTTGACATGTTCAGCATGACCAGAAATCTTCACATGACCCAGACTTTTTAAACATAACACAAGGTCATATGCATGGAGAtctataaacagaaaaatacagaTGAATCCTGAATCACacattatttattacacattgAAAGCGGGATTGAGTAAACTGGATTAAAAGGGAAAaggcacaattacacaaacaattAACTAACACTGAgagttcattttgttttttcagcttGTAAGGAATGACTGAAATTGtataataaagaagaagaatcttCTGACAATTCTGttattgttaaaaatgtaaactATTTAGATGTATCACACAAAATAATTCCGTatttatatagtaatatagaGACAGTAATACATTCTCAGCCCAATGAGTGAGGGaaatcaaacaaaaagaaaaaaaaatacagaatcaatgtatgttaagaagaacaaaaacattttaaaaggtAAATAATAATCAGTAATAAAGAAGGAGACATAGAAATGGAAGAAAAGTAAGTAGTAAATTGTGTAGAAATATTTCTTCATCTCCTTTAGTGTTTGTTTCTTGGTTCCTTTATTCAGTTTGTTCTGCATATATTACGCTTCCCTATTCATGACATCATTATATCCTCCCAGTGAGCATTAACAGGATGATTTCATATTTTCCCTCCTCAGAGCCTCAGATCATCAGAGCTGTGTGTACAGACTCCCAGACCTCAGATTAATTCAGTGACGAGATTTATTCCAGGGTTTGGAGCTGCTTATTCCGATTACACAGCAGGCCAGTCGTGCTCCCGCATTCCCATGCAGAAGACTTCCTGCGTCTCCTCCGTGTCCCATGTCGTCCTCCTTCTCGTGGATCACCGCGGCACGGCCCAGCACCGAGGAGCCGCCGTACAGAGTGGCTTTAGAGGTTACAGACCGCCGGATCTTGCCGTTGCGGCTTATAAAGTTTCCAAAATCCCCCGGATGAAGCGGATGGTCGACTCCCTGTGGGTTGTAGTGGCCGCCGGTGGAGGTGCAGCCCTCGCTGAGATCTCCGTACTGGTGAATGTGTATTGCTCGGGATTTTGAGTAATTCTCAGGCAGGTTGTACAGCTTGAAGATCACCTGTAACTTCTCCTGTGGGCCGCTTTGTTTAAACAGGACGTGACCGTAGACCCGGGGCATTCCTGCCAGCAGCTGGGTGTTGGGTTTCATCCTGCATGTGGCGTACAGAGAGCCGTTAAACATCTCATGCTCAGGAGGCTTCAGTGTGAGCTTCTCACTCAGCATCGGTGTGAGGAACATGAAGCTGAGCAAGAGCACCACTGGGAGTGTGGAGAGCATCTTCACTGATTATTCCTAAAGAACAGAAGGAATAAAAGCATCATTTCACTCTGAAGCTGTCATCTtcaggaagtgttttattcctgtcagATTCACGCAGATCATTCACCTATCAGCAGGtttttgggaggaaactggagaacgcTGAGGAACTCACACAGTGCATTCAAACTAAAGTTTTTGTTCTTCGAGTTTAAGTCAATGAGAGCGTCAGTGCttccaggggaaaaaaaacaatccagtTTTGAGCTCtggatttttaatatttataattagtaatataatttaattataaaataaataattgctaaaataatttaataaacaattaataatataatttagtaatataattaaataataatttagtaatataattaaataataatttaaagatataatttaataaataattaataatataatttaataaaataatgaaataataattttgtaatatgattaaataaataattaataaaaataatttttttcttcgTGTTGCTGCAGAATTCTCATGCAAGTTTATATTAAGGCGCACGCTCTGTTGATGTCACggtttctacagtaacagctcattcgCAGTCATGTAGTCATTACTATGGGGACGTTTTCTCCAgggaacatttatggaaggagtctccagtgtcagcggaGTAGAAGATTTGATatggtataagtggaataaaagaCTCACGCTGtactgggaaaataatcagcttcaggcTGGAACCAGTAACTCCGCTTATCACACCACCTcagagtggattattttcctgtaacagcacgtcctctgtgtctgtgtttgcgtgtgtgttcttccttttcttttagaTTGTAATGTTATTTAACCTAAGCTACTTTTTTGCTAAACTCCATACACTAAAGCACTAAAGCTTCACCGAACAAAAGCCTGGCCCTGCCCCTGGTCCTGCCCCTGGCCCTGCCCCTGGTCCTGCCCCTGGCCCTGCCCCTGGTCCTGCCCCTGGTCCTGCCCCTGGTCTCCACCAGGGTGTACTTTCAATAAACATGACTCTGGACTGTTCGTGCTAGCATGAGGAGATCTTCTCTCTCAGCAGAGATAAGGATGATAAGCAGGGGCGTCTGCGCGGCgctgtacacacaaacaacgCTGATTCTAATAACTTCtagtgtatatattaatattattaaaagcgctatataaataaat comes from the Hemibagrus wyckioides isolate EC202008001 linkage group LG03, SWU_Hwy_1.0, whole genome shotgun sequence genome and includes:
- the sod3b gene encoding extracellular superoxide dismutase [Cu-Zn], producing MLSTLPVVLLLSFMFLTPMLSEKLTLKPPEHEMFNGSLYATCRMKPNTQLLAGMPRVYGHVLFKQSGPQEKLQVIFKLYNLPENYSKSRAIHIHQYGDLSEGCTSTGGHYNPQGVDHPLHPGDFGNFISRNGKIRRSVTSKATLYGGSSVLGRAAVIHEKEDDMGHGGDAGSLLHGNAGARLACCVIGISSSKPWNKSRH
- the cdk2ap2 gene encoding cyclin-dependent kinase 2-associated protein 2 isoform X2 is translated as MHPDVSPLSCGSCGSSPSLPSASTFRPVFSDFGPPSMGFVQPVKVSQGSTYSELLSVIEEMSREIRPTYAGSKSAMERLKRGIIHARALVRECLAETERSART
- the aip gene encoding AH receptor-interacting protein, with translation MEELALKLSADGIQKKVLSPGKGEILEYLDGTKVKFHYRSSLCDGTVLDDSRTMGGKSKPMELILGKKFKLPVWERVVSTMRVCEIAEFTCDVKHTALYPLVSQSLRNISVGKDPLEGQRHCCGIAQVHSHHLHGHKDLEKLQANPQPLVFTMELLEVLPPGSFTLETWAMSDEEKLAAVPQIHEEGNALFKKGDTAGATEKYYNAIACLKNLQMKEQPGDQPWIKLDLMITPLLLNYCQCKLIQGQYYEVLDHCSSLLNKYEDNVKAYFKRGKAHAAVWNEAEARADFQKVLQLDPSLSPAVSKEIQAMEKRIREKEKEEKGRYKNLFNSSSTSAAATMS
- the cdk2ap2 gene encoding cyclin-dependent kinase 2-associated protein 2 isoform X1, which gives rise to MSYKPIAPAPAGSNHTPPGSCGSSPSLPSASTFRPVFSDFGPPSMGFVQPVKVSQGSTYSELLSVIEEMSREIRPTYAGSKSAMERLKRGIIHARALVRECLAETERSART